tcgcactgtgtttaacatattaagggtatttaactccctttagtgcgcgttaattataaaaaaaaaaaaaccttattatgtgtactgtgattatacctaaattaaaataaaaaacgaacaaaaaaaaaataaaatatcaatctAAGATATATTAAGTGTGAACTTAGCTTTACAAAGAAATTTGTGGAGTTTGGTACATTTATCGGAATTTCACTGGAACATCTGGAAATAGAAACTATTTTGGAGGTTAGAATTTatgtcaaaatcaaaataagaaCATTTTCCTCCAaaataatcttattttttttttttataattattgaaatacaaatttaagtaaatttatATTGCATAAGAACAAACAATGGCAATATCATATTCTTGTAATGACTTCTTAGCATTTCAGGTAATAACTTAATAAAATCatatcaatttatcaaaaatgaaaTGCAATGCAAATAACCTCTCTTGTGTcggcttgaaaataaaaaaataaatttaacctCCCTTAGGAATCACTCAAGAAAATGAGAGATCTTGATGATAAAATCATTTATGCCTTGAACACATCATTGCCAACAGAATCCTTTAAAGGACAAGTTGATTCGGAAAAAACCTGCCACAATTTGTACAGTAAACTTCAAGTGGGTCATCAGCAAAGGGAAGAGGCAATAAAACGGTGCATAATGGTTGCAGCTGAATCGGTGAAGCAATTGAAAGAAGCACGAGAATCAAATCGAGATGATTTCGAagttgataagaaattcaaatctGAGCAAAGAAAGGTATAGAgagattttgttgattttataagaatgttttaaaagttacgttttatttgatttaatcgTAAACAGTTGCGTGTCCTACAATCGGAACTGAACGTAGAAGACATTGTTAAGGATCGATCGTATAAAGCGTTTAATGAGCGCTGCAGAGCGTTCTTCCAAGCTGGAACATTATAACAAAACTTTGAATTAAGTTAAAAGAGAATTATTGACTTTTAGTTGTTGCTTTGAAATGGTAGCTTCTATTTaggttgaaacaaaaaatttgttacaattttttttaaaataaagtctaGAGCCTAATTGGCttgcatttgaaaaatttattattatactttattagcatataattaaaattacatgataatataaaaaagtttgacGAACCTAGCTGCGGAGACTATTGGTTTTATGGTTATGCATTAATTGGATCAAAATATTAGTAGAAGCTAACAATTTAGCAATAAACTCAATATTTGTACAGATAGGGTATTTTAATATCTCAAAGGAgcttttattcttaaataactTTTGTATGATGGGGGTTGTTAAATAGCATTTTTCTTAGATGTGTATTAAATCCAGAGTTATATTGCAGGAGTCACAAATTGGAGGGTTGCTTTTTGTGAGAAGGTGTTGATGAGAGGCAACAGTATGTCCAAGTCTTAGACGAACGAAGTTAGATATCTTAGATTTAGGTATATCTGTGGGGTAGATAGGTTTTATTCTTTCAGGATTCACTTTTTTATAGTGGTGATGGTAGAGGCTCCAATTATGATTTAAGTTTAATAGGCTTTTCATCTATATTTTATACCTAAGTTTTGTAGTCTCCGAATTAGGTACTGGTTTCCCATTCGAGAAAAATGGAGTAGGTTTTCAATTAGATCTGAGACTCATGATATGAACAAACGAAAatgtacacatttttttatctcCAGAGTGGTAGGTGCAATCTCTACTAACAAAGCTATACAATCCGATAAGATCTTTCGATTGCATCAATATTTAAATCTTTAGTTCAGTTCAAAAGGCAATTCTAGATAAAGGTTTCCTTATCAGTGGTGAAAATATGAAACGGGGCCCTAAGCCTATTTTGTAATCACGGCCaatccctaaaaaaaattttcataacgTAAGTTCTGAGAAAAGATAGTCGGACTTTCACTAAATGACCAAACACTTATGATTTGTTTAGGATTAGTGACTGACAACTTCAAGATGATCTTAAAAATCAGGAAATAGTGTAATAAAAATCGTAAATGAGTTTTACACGCAAAAAGAAAGTAGTCTCATATAATTACATGTTTGAATCTTGTCccttaactttttttctgaCTAAGGGATACTTGACCCAAAACTTATCACTATGATTATGGGCTCTTATATAACTCGCGAATCGCTAGAAAAATTTTACTAATCACAGTTACTGAGCCTTTAATAAGCGATTTAgcgtttcaaaaattatattgtgacaccattttctttattttgattgTGTTGCGGGCTGATCGTAGTAAGTTTCTAATCGGAATACGATGATATGAGCGTTTCCCAAATCGTTGGACTTGAGTCGAACGTTCGACTCGCGAGGCGTATTAGGGTCCTatattacacagccacacaaaaataaaaaagttctgacctggagGTGCGACTATATAaatctaatgttttttttgtttagctgaAACCAAATCCGAAGTCCATTTCACTCCATCatgtcaggttttcgagatcaAAAAAGATGTTCGTTTCAGGGTGTCTATGAacaatttttgaggttatcaagaaaacctgacgtgatcgagtgaaacggacttcggattccaGCGATCAAAAAAACATATTCAAATTATAatgcccacgtggggcatttctaatTGCCTTATATGGGACATTTTCAAGTGTTCCTGGTATTTCAAATGGCCCACAGATATActatgtttattttcaaaataaataggtaGATCTACCCAGGGGCGAACGCAAAAAAACATTTCGGGGAGttgggtttaaaaaaatatactaagcaatgttagtagttagtaaagcaaataataacttaaaagTATATACTTACTAAGAAATTTGCGCAAACGTTcgtttaaatgagaaaaaaatccacatacaccacagtgacccacccGACTTGATTTAGATAACCCCTAACAAATGAAGATCTGTGACAATCgtactattttctttttcaagaatttcataaaaagaaaTCATAAGCAACTCCATCCTTTAAAGGGtggtttgttaaaaaataaaataccccacatgggtcatttccaaataccCCACATGGAGCATTTCAACTGTGTTGTGCTAATTTCTTCTTTACTTCACGTGCGCAAATATTCGAAACGCATTTTGGACTAAAGGTCACAGAtacttttgaattgaattttggtCAAAAAACATTAAGCTCTTAATTTTCAGTACATATCTTGAGATGGAgctttaagccttaactacattggctcaaaaagtgaaaaagtaaaaattttcaaacgcattttagtatacctagtttttcgggctgtaaaattaaaacaaatgatgcagaaagcttattttttgctcttaaaaataatttgtatacgctttttcacaaaacaattgcgctagccagaaaaaaaatattttcacttttgtacttttcaaaaaagtggtgtatgtagttaagcctttacaatgacctaaaaagtgaaaaagcgggaattttacaaaagtaattttttttaatttctttctagcgctaaaaaaataagctttctgcatcattatttttaaatttgtggtCGGagaactgtcacaaaatgagtttgaaaattttcactttttgactttttgcaaaaagtggccgttgcaGTTATACCTTTAtaaaagcctagtacgctgctgatgcgaaacaaaaaaaattggaagtCTCCACAGCCAACAGCGGACATGGTAACGAAAAAATACCGTCGGGTATTACAGCAAGgtaaaaatacaaatcaaaaaattcaagaaaaaacatcagaaaataagttttaaagcaaaaataaaacaaaattaatttcgttaacgaaattttgtatggaaaatttcttttcgcttcagcagcgtactaagcTTGAAAaccgaaaagcaaaacgaaatttttcgttcatgatttcgtttcgcatcagcagagTACTAGGCTTTAGgctcattctttttgcattggaagtcagtaaaaaatataattttgttacaTTTATGAACGCGGTCTTCCAATTTCCAACAGCTGATAAAAGTCTCCACTTATACGTGCTATCTGTGGCGTATGTCAAAAAAGTAGATCATCgcacttcctataaaaaaatcagagaaaccaaaaaaaacagaaggaacgaaattaaagtaaaatataccgccgaaaaaagttgtataataatttatcattttttaaatttttttctttcaatattaTTATAGCTGatacaaataacaaatataCAATTCAGTCGTgagtttcatttaaattaaattatccgACAAGGTATTTGCATTTTGGTATTATTTTGCAGATGATTGGAAGAAGTATCATAAATCTTTCAAGAACTCGAGGATTTCTCTTCCAAAgatatttttcattgaatacaATTCGATCACAACAACAAAAGAATCATACTCCTGATAAACTAGAAAGGCGATTCCTTGTCTGGACTGGCAAATACAAGTCACTTGAAGAGGTTCCTGGTCATGTGAGGTAAGATTAAAAGCAATTTGACCTACCAAGAGTAGTTGGCCATCGATTGTAGCAtccataatttatttgattgtgAAATACTTTTTGTTGgttattttctatttattaGCTGGTAAAGTCGATTTTTGATGAAACAGATGATGGATAAGAAAAcattctaaaaatgcatgtcaGATATAAATAGATTGAAGGGCACCAATGCGTCTGTTTTCGTTTAACTTTAGATTTGTTTGGATTTGAATgaactttttttgttgatgttcaTGGCTTTGACGACACAAAATTtagaattaaattattattagtaATTTGTTCCTTGAAGTTATGTTGTACTTATAATGGCACTGTCGACAATGTATCAGGCAATCTATAATCTTTTGAATTCATCTATTTgaaaagctagttttttttttttataggtagtcGACTATCATATTTAATGccaagtaggtaggtacctattatGGAATTTGATAAGATAAAAGACTTGGTATCAATTCTTAATTCCGGTGGAACTTATCTCGATTCaattggaaaacattttttcatttttaccgCACTTTGCTACTTTCCGCAATTGATTCCggtttgattaaattttttgttccacaagatatagtttttaaaatatcttatctATTTTATATGAGCTCATATCAATACTGCTGTACTAAACAAAAAGGGCGCATGAGCCAATAatccaaaattgagttaaagGCATATTTGACATCCTGAAACAATTCCTCATTTCACTAAAAACAGCGCATTTCAATTCCAAATGGCTCAAAATAGTCAATGAAGATGAGCACAACGCTATTACTCTGCTGTATTCCtcaatagaaaaatgcatttattacttactctaaaaataaaaaaaaattagatacgcATTTGGGAAGCTTGAACAATATATAATTACTGTGTAAactgaaaattataattttcctactacaagttgcttaaaatcatttttgaaattgagctCATTTACAATTCTCAACCTTTTCCCTTAtcagtaaaatgcatttatctccaaactacaaaaatggatatgcgccctttttgcttagcaagGCAGAATaccaataacactggtcaacaaggtttttgccacaacaaccgaaatatacttttctagtagtttttgatgtgctgagccaaaatgacgttttttagcattttataacggtaatatttcaaaaacggaggccaatcaaatttttctgacttcagattcggattcagcaccccaaaaaatactagaaaagtatattttggttcttgtggcaaaaaaaaagtcaaattttgttgaccagtgtaattaaactAGAGCCCAcatctatttttgtatttgagtgatagcataaaattattgttatttttggaaaagGTCTTAATTGTTTGTGCAATTCTTACAGTCGCTAGTTAGGGCAATTGGAATTAGataaaagataaagataaaatgAGTCTGGATTTGCAAAAGCAACTGGCTTCAATTCTGTGAATTGGCAGGTAAGGAAAATTGAAATCAACACAAATTATGCCTTAAGCCAACCTAGTTCCTCTTGCAAGAATGATGTTTTGAGCTTCTAACTACCTTCTTAGATGTAGAAGGGGCATTAAACATTGTTTTAACCGAGTAAATTTTCGAGTTCTAAGCAATCATAttcaattctaaaaaaattgatatacaaaaaaatgatttttaaatattaagtgTCATCGCTAGtaattcagaaaaataatttaactttaccGCTGCCGGTTTTCTTAGATACCATACAATCCTTCGATTACGACAAACTTATGTTTTTATGTtacattaataaaaataataaacaatatgTTAATTACGCATTTTGACTACGAAATACAAATTTAGCATGagcaagaattatggaaacacctaTTTGTCAGATATCTAAGGATGGAAataagatatcgacataaattaaatgcagttacaaaggctagtattttatcaaaaatttaaattattagcGAAGTTTtgtgtagtgtagtgtagtaTTAGAAATGCAATTTCTGTTGAAATGGGTCAGGGTATGTCAAAGTAacgttttcttaaatcccccGTAAACGACGTCATTAATACAGAAACGTTCTCAGTTTGGGTCCTTCATAGCTTTAAAGTTTCTAATAGGTTCTAATAAATATAGCAAATACttacaaattgtaaaataaagttGTTGTAGGCGGggttttatacaatttaaagaatctgaatttttgcgaaaatgtgcatttttcgaAGGCCCCCGATTTCGATTTTTCCATTGACCACTCAAAAAAGGGGATAGGATTTGGTGCCAGAGTTATGAGCAGTACGTAgtgaattgaaaaagattaagtcaatttAGATGAGTTATAAAAACTCATTCttcagaggcttcccgatttttgttttccattgtcgaatgaaaaaaaaagtatcagaatatgttctGCAGACCACAACGCATAAATCATGAGTTtcacgcagtgatctgaaagaaaagtctaaaaacgctccactctaatGCACAAGTGCTGCAGAGGAAGTAGGCTTTAAAAAGCGGCAAGCGACTAGTATTCCGGGGCTCGTGTTGTATTTTCTTGGTTCTTTTTGGGTTGAGCTTTAGTACTCCTGCTGTAATGCGACATTAGGATTACAGCTCTAATATTTTatacattgtgaaccgtatgtaaaTGGTAGGCGAACAACTGACGCTTTCCGTTAACTATTTTTTGATTACAGAAATTGGTACAATTTTCCCGTCAGTTAAACCTATTAAGTATGTCgtcattgaaaaatttgtatgaacttTCCGCATTTGAGAATCTCTATTAAATTCGAATAAAAGTTCGAATTCAGACTGTATTTAATTATGATGATGAGTCAGAAATCGCCTGgtccaatgtattttttttagtttttcaatccCATATAACTTTTTCGATCCCattcgtttttgttttcaaataatgCGTTATTCCGTTGAAACttgtaaaataaaactaaattattaatttcttgTATTCTCAtccataaaatgttttttttttttttgtatacatttttagttTCGATGAAATGGAACGTTGTCGTAATCGCATTCGTATTCGTTTGGCCAATATTATGATGGCACTTACAGTTGTCGGATGTATCATTATGATTATCAGTGGCAAACAAGCTGCTAAACGTGGTGAATCCGTTGCGAAAATGAACTTGGATTGGCATAAAGAGTACAACAAACAAGCAGCTGCCAAAGAAGAAGGTTCCAAGTGAAACCAACAACTCGAACAGAAGTTTTACCATTGATATAATAGGAAATGTTGAAAGCTAAAAAGTGATTTTGGGAACGatctttattattaattataattttattcaatgaaTTAGCTTTTTACCTCAAAAGCcaagttgttaaaaaatcttGTAAATGTTATCCATTTCAACTCAATAACTATTGTATATTTTGTTTGCTGCTacaaatagatttattttatcatattttctttgtatttttctgtttaaaatcaTTTTGTGCCAGGAAGATTTAGAAAGCTTAACGTTGCAATCAAAAAAAGTCGTTACATGTCTTCTAGCAAGCGGATTTTTAAAAGCTCCATGATGTGAGTGAAGAGAGTGATATCTGatgcagttaaaaaaattgaaggcATTTCCGTGTAGCTTGAGGTTGCAAAAATGATGTTTGAAGTCATTTATGCAGTTCGATGagaaatatgtacatatctgttcaatttaatatttctgGAACTTtctgaaaagaaaatatttaaaatcttagtaaaaaattgtatctacCGAATGCGGAACTGAGCAAGCCAAACcgaaaaggcaaaaaaatacTACTTAGAAACAATTTGCGTTGCGTTCAAACTAACGACTTCTGCAATAAAGAATCCAATGTGCTAAATCATATCAACCATCAATTGGCTCAGAACGTTCGTGAAAAGCGTTTTCAGTTATCCTGGGTTTTTacctaaaacaaaatatgtacaaAATAGAGATCCATTGgattatacatatgtagattAGATACATACCAATTCCAGCAATCATCTAAGCTATTATGAGACTACTCTACTCCCTTTTGAAGTGATCATTTTGGAATCATTAGCAGTGTTTTTATCTGTATCCGCAGTTGGTGTTTACATTTTTGACGAGATGTATAAGTTAacgttttcctttctcttggtgggtgcatatgaatttttcttcagTGTTGATATTTGGGGAATGCTATTGCGGATAGATTTGGAAAAAAAGCCTATTGATTAAATAACCTTTTGgcttttatttgttataaattctTTGCCGCCGAGTACAAAGGCGTTAagtcataaatgatagtttgccagaaaatgcgattgaagctgaatcgatgaatttttgagcattgattctcttatttttataggaaagagtatctctttatttatgtttttgatacaagctaaaagagaaaaaagagcttattcttattttatcaaaacccgaaaagtgcaattttatgacataacccctttgtacccggcggcaaagaattGTCGTTTCGCGTTAAACAGAAGCGCTTTGGTCTTAGGTctctagttttaatttttttcaaattttttaaattcatttagcAAAACGTTGGTAAGAAAAATGCCATTTAActtgatatattttattttttataaatttaaacgcTGGCCCTATTTTAAAAATCCACCTTTTGTTGCGATCATTGGTTGCTGAGGTAACGATCCTTTGAttaaagctgaataaataagttaTCCTGTGACAGGATTCCTGTGCATTATACCCAACCGAATTATATGTATTTCTTTCCTACTTTCACATCAAATGAGGAGATACGACTTTGATTCAAAcggcattttatttttgagaaacCAGAGGAAAAGACCGTTTTGTTTGTTGCGTTCACtctggcgtatgtgtaacatgtttttaaaaacacttaTTTGCCTAATAAGCATTTGTGGCacaatgttaattttttaattaacttaGAGTTCGGAAGGGTTaactttttataaatgtatcttttttcCACCATCTACTGTTGTATAACCCCTAAAGCAAAAACTGTAACATACGCCAGTTTTtaggaaaataaattttttttttcatattatcttttttttttttaattctgcacatttaaataaaatgaatttaacagtttcacttatttataaattcaacttTGTATAGAATatgtataaaatattcaaaCCCAGCCCTAAAATTGTaacgtacaaaaaaaattcaaccaaCCAGTTAAACTGGCATACCAAAAGAAATATCTATATAAATATGCCTCCAACAAATCTATTTTAAGCTCCAATTTCTCAATGTGCAATATTTCTGCAAAGTCAAATGCTTTTAGATATACATATCTACCTATTTataaatgtacatatgtacgCTCTTACTTGTATCTACATTAATATACAAACTCATATATATGTAAggcaaaaatcattaaaaaaaagttaaaaaaataaaacaagttttCTACGAGCGCAAAAAAAAGCCGAAATGAATTTTTAACTTCAGGTTATTGTGCTGTTAGTTACGTCTACGTGTAGCCTTTCCAATCTCAAGAGATatgcataaatattttttttatttgattatcaTGGACCCATGCTGAAATGGCAACCCacttaattttactttaaatttattttttttttttcatctgtttCTCTCTTCTTTctgatttcacaaaaaaaaaaatgaggaaaaaagcaaaaaaaccgaTATTCTTTCTTTCGTGTGAtacatttaaaatgtttaaatatcataaaaatgaCTGAAAGACGGCGAGACCTAACATTTTGATACGCAattctattaataataattatctaGATGAAGACGAAGAATAGGACTAATGATGtagagaattttgtattttcatttcaatacctttttataATAATAGCTACACGGTTATTTCATTATAACCCTTGATAGAATAGAAAAGTCAAACTCACAGATATTAATCAATTCTGGAGGACCATTAGAAGTTAAGTTGGGATAGAGTTGCTTACACAAAATCGTGTGTGCACCATaagtaacttaaaaaaattaaacctttttttagCCAGGTACCTACAATATGTCGGGGGCATGAATAACCACGAAGACATTATGAACCATCCGCGTGGCCAAGCCATCATATCATCAACATCAATTCAAATGGAAGGCAGGATAATAAATTGTGTTAAAAAAGGAATGTGAACTCCATGCCAGACAAACATCCATATATGCAGTGCATTGATTTTGGAAATGGACGATGGACGAAAGattgaagtaaaataaaaaaaaaaaaacaaaaaaaggagaTACGAGTAATAATATTgagtatacatatatattttttgtgaaaaataacgACCCACGTAAGATTTTGACAACCTGTAATCATACAAAATGCATTTGTCGGACACATGTAGCATGTTGCATGTGAGTGTGTAGGTAGTTAGGTGGTAAAGAGTGGagacaaaattattattaaaaaattcatgagagaaaataaattagttaacattaaaaatatctttttatgcTTTAAGGTTTGCGCTTGGAACATAAAAATGCACttatattttcagttttttttttggcagggatacaaaaatttaacttatcaACATTTATTTACCAAGGAAACAATACGTAGTTTGTCATTGCGAAGTTAAATGTCATGATAGTTAAGTAAGTTAGTTTGGAAGATTTGTAAATCGTTTActaaaatgtaggtaggtacatatatgtacattgcATTGACGTGTAGATACTTGAAATATAATTAGCTGTgtatatttcaaaatatatctgTGGGCCCAGTGATAATATTTTTAGTATTGGTAAtggttaaaaatgtgatttgCGAACCAAACTCTTTGTCCAAGACATTTCCAGCGTTTACTTAAACTTAATTTAGTTTGTGTAAGCAGAGCTTAACTTAAAGTTAagttaaaagaacaaaaacatgGTTTGGGCAAAATATTTTACACCAGCTTAGCTGTTGGATATTTTCCAAGACATAACTAAATactaaaatccaaaattttaatcaaacaatcGAATGTAAAATCGGTTAAACCAAAAGGAAAATTAAAACGTATTTGTTTATGGTAtgcttattctgtttttttttttttttaactaagttaTGTGCATTCGTTATctatagtttttatgattttttttatttaatgaaaggTGGTAGCGAAATACTTCTTTCTGTCTTCTACCATGAACTACTAAAAACGattagattgttaaaaaaaaatttcttcagaaAAAATATAGCTTTACTCCAAAGTTAACAAACTATAAGcttttaagggccaatttttcaacagtcagttaaacagtcagttagtattTATTCtcctgatagagaaaaaatcattttttcaacaggcagatatagcttattcctatgaataaaactatctgcttctttcagagacgaataaaaattattctaaggaataatatcaataaaaatactgtgtcaattgtcaaagctgctttgaaataattttgacaaagaatagagaggaacacaagaaaacaaaaacaattataaataaaaaagacgtttagttttgaatattatttaatttaacaattttttttttgttattctgtagaataaattatttttgattgaaaaattcaatgttgttatccgattgtttatgagcctaataaatttattcgtcgaacagttaactgactttttattagaagatggaaaaatcggctctaaataaaataaaaaaaaaataaaattatacttggaaaaaaattactttttaaacattaattcatttgaaaaatgaaaCACTCACTTCAAATTTTTCCCTGTACCTATCAATATTCAAGGATTTTTCAGTAATGGTTCATCTACTATTCTGACAATACCGGAGATAACGACtcaacaaaattttactgattGCTGTTATAAATTAGagaatcttcttaatttctaaTTCCATCCATAAAAGGGTGAATAAAGTAGCAATTTCCTCACAGAGCACTTAAAAATGATCACAAAATGTTGCAGGCTATTTCaggggtttttttttcaattatctaatAGGAGACATAAGACATTCAATTTGAACTCTAATTTAACCAATTTATCGATtcaattaaaccaaaaaatgttCAAGTTAAAGATAGAGAGCGGCAACAGTtcccaaaagtttttttaaaagtttttttcataaaaacatttaataaaaaaatcaagccTTGAACACAATGCTGCAATGATAAAAACTATATATTTGCAAGGTTCTTTCTTGAAGCTATagaaataaatatacatatttactaAACTTTTAGCCCATTGACATTTTTCC
This DNA window, taken from Episyrphus balteatus chromosome 2, idEpiBalt1.1, whole genome shotgun sequence, encodes the following:
- the LOC129911632 gene encoding UPF0389 protein CG9231 gives rise to the protein MIGRSIINLSRTRGFLFQRYFSLNTIRSQQQKNHTPDKLERRFLVWTGKYKSLEEVPGHVSFDEMERCRNRIRIRLANIMMALTVVGCIIMIISGKQAAKRGESVAKMNLDWHKEYNKQAAAKEEGSK
- the LOC129910577 gene encoding protein MIX23 — its product is MAISYSCNDFLAFQESLKKMRDLDDKIIYALNTSLPTESFKGQVDSEKTCHNLYSKLQVGHQQREEAIKRCIMVAAESVKQLKEARESNRDDFEVDKKFKSEQRKLRVLQSELNVEDIVKDRSYKAFNERCRAFFQAGTL